In Choloepus didactylus isolate mChoDid1 chromosome 18, mChoDid1.pri, whole genome shotgun sequence, a single genomic region encodes these proteins:
- the CPSF4L gene encoding putative cleavage and polyadenylation specificity factor subunit 4-like protein, whose product MQEVIAGLQQLTFAFEEDVEMQRGPGLLPFQTMDKLGSAVCNFFAKGFCEKGKLCPSRHERGEKMVVCKHWLRGLCKKGDQCKFLHQYDVTRMPECHFYSKFGDCSNKECPFLHVKPACKSQDCPWYDQGFCRDGPLCKYRHVHKVMCINYLVGFCPKGPKCQFAHPKMNLLFNPSYLKVVNWPREVEGPAPRASATEHPELSSSPGRLLLRHQRQLQENPASSSQRPRLQRITCYRCQYWVALPPSRPIMYQGQFNSYLRCSNFSC is encoded by the exons ATGCAAGAGGTCATTGCGGGGTTGCAGCAGCTCACCTTTGCCTTTGAGGAGGATGTAGAGATGCAGAGGGGCCCTGGGCTCTTACCTTTCCAGACTATGGACA AGTTGGGCTCAGCTGTGTGCAACTTCTTTGCTAAAGGGTTCTGTGAGAAAG GTAAGCTCTGCCCCTCCCGGCACGAGCGAGGGGAGAAGATGGTGGTGTGTAAGCACTGGCTGCGGGGGCTGTGCAAGAAGGGTGACCAGTGCAAGTTCCTGCACCAGTACGATGTCACCAGGATGCCCGAGTGCCACTTCTACTCCAAGTTCG GTGACTGCAGCAACAAGGAGTGCCCATTCCTCCACGTTAAGCCAGCTTGCAAGAGCCAGGACTGTCCTTGGTATGACCAAGGCTTCTGCAGGGACG GTCCTTTGTGCAAATACCGCCATGTCCACAAAGTGATGTGTATCAACTACTTAGTTGGCTTCTGCCCCAAGGGACCCAAGTGCCAGTTTGCGCA TCCCAAGATGAATCTTTTATTCAACCCAAGTTACTTGAAG GTTGTAAATTGGCCACGGGAGGTGGAAGGACCAGCCCCACGGGCGTCTGCCACGGAACACCCTGAGCTCTCCTCATCCCCAGGGCGCCTGCTTCTGCGCCATCAGAGGCAACTCCAGGAGAACCCGGCCTCCTCCTCCCAGAGGCCCCGGCTCCAGCGGATCACCTGCTACAGG TGTCAGTACTGGGTTGCACTGCCCCCTAGCAGACCCATCATGTACCAAGGGCAGTTCAACAGCTACCTCAGGTGCAGCAACTTCAGCTGTTGA